Proteins co-encoded in one Candidatus Eisenbacteria bacterium genomic window:
- the crcB gene encoding fluoride efflux transporter CrcB — MGRLLLVGLGGALGSMARYLVGGLVGRMRGGASFPFETLLVNVTGCLVIGLLAGLAESRGLFSGATRAFLFIGVLGGFTTFSTFGYETFQLARGGEGVAALASVALHLVLGLGAVWAGFALARAA; from the coding sequence ATGGGACGCCTGCTGCTGGTGGGCCTGGGTGGCGCGCTGGGCTCGATGGCGCGCTACCTTGTGGGCGGCCTCGTCGGGCGCATGCGCGGCGGAGCGTCGTTTCCCTTCGAGACACTGTTGGTGAACGTGACCGGCTGCCTGGTGATCGGGCTGCTGGCCGGGCTGGCCGAATCGCGGGGGCTATTCTCGGGAGCCACCCGCGCTTTCCTGTTCATCGGCGTGCTGGGCGGGTTCACCACCTTCTCCACGTTCGGTTACGAGACGTTCCAGCTGGCGCGCGGGGGCGAGGGAGTGGCGGCCCTCGCCTCCGTGGCGCTGCACCTGGTCCTGGGCCTCGGCGCGGTCTGGGCCGGCTTCGCGCTGGCGCGCGCCGCGTGA
- a CDS encoding DUF190 domain-containing protein: MMLPEQGHLLRIFIGESDRHEGHPLHEWLVRAARERGLAGATVIRGIAGFGAHSRLHTSKILRLSEDLPIVVEIVDTEEKIEAFLPVVDGAIREGLATVEKVNVRLYRSGSKPGA, from the coding sequence ATGATGCTGCCCGAACAGGGTCACCTGCTGCGCATCTTCATCGGCGAGAGCGACCGGCACGAAGGTCACCCGCTGCACGAGTGGCTGGTGCGGGCCGCGCGCGAGCGGGGCCTGGCCGGGGCCACCGTGATCCGCGGGATCGCGGGCTTCGGCGCCCACAGCCGGCTGCACACTTCCAAGATCCTGCGCCTGTCCGAGGACCTGCCCATCGTGGTGGAGATCGTGGACACCGAGGAGAAGATCGAGGCGTTCCTGCCGGTGGTGGACGGGGCCATCCGGGAGGGGCTGGCCACGGTGGAAAAGGTGAACGTGAGGCTGTACCGCAGCGGGAGCAAGCCGGGGGCCTGA